A genome region from Chitinivorax sp. PXF-14 includes the following:
- a CDS encoding integrating conjugative element protein, whose protein sequence is MKTSLSRITHGAKRYTLRIALACAVTAAAGVAWAATRIDPNGVGVTGSVIGDDVLYSIGGGRAVSMGGAGNMQSIGVGIGWNSNLICGDMSITTTLQNQLNGITNGFQQIMSNVIQSATSAVASLPALIIQRADPGLYNLLTNGVLQARLDFDRSKLTCKAMANRMADMAGGQAGWDQLAEGFALRDAVSSTDAVSAVEQAESNKGNNGVPWVGGSNAGGSGQGSIKVVGDVTRAGYNLLNSRGVTDTSSIPRASCGNRLTCQTWFSPQAAADFATRVLGEREQRTCETCTKTQTTPGVGLTPVIQEEYETKLQALQGLVTGSTPMTVANLEAAGSNSLPITRGVIEALRDEPDQDLLGKRLASEAALSSVLEKALLLQRTLLTGRKEPNVAANELAVKAVDQENTALEQEINNLKTELELRRTLASNSAMAIVQRHGTRAAGSRGIFEGDTTRDRLKEVQKPRNN, encoded by the coding sequence ATGAAAACGTCTCTCTCCCGCATCACGCATGGCGCCAAGCGCTACACGCTCAGAATCGCGCTTGCTTGCGCCGTCACCGCTGCGGCTGGCGTCGCCTGGGCGGCCACCCGCATCGATCCCAACGGTGTCGGTGTGACAGGCAGCGTCATCGGCGACGACGTGCTCTACAGCATCGGCGGCGGCCGCGCCGTGTCCATGGGCGGCGCCGGGAACATGCAGAGCATCGGCGTGGGCATTGGCTGGAACAGCAACCTGATCTGCGGCGACATGAGCATCACGACGACGCTGCAGAACCAGCTGAACGGCATCACCAACGGCTTCCAGCAGATCATGAGCAATGTGATCCAGAGCGCGACCAGTGCCGTGGCCTCGCTGCCGGCGCTGATCATCCAGCGCGCCGATCCGGGCCTTTACAACCTGCTGACCAACGGCGTGCTGCAGGCCCGGCTCGATTTCGACCGCAGCAAGCTGACGTGCAAGGCGATGGCCAACCGGATGGCTGACATGGCGGGCGGCCAGGCGGGCTGGGATCAGCTCGCTGAAGGCTTCGCGCTGCGCGATGCGGTGAGCAGCACCGATGCAGTGTCCGCCGTGGAGCAGGCCGAATCGAACAAGGGCAACAACGGCGTGCCCTGGGTCGGCGGCAGCAATGCGGGCGGTTCGGGCCAGGGCTCGATCAAGGTGGTCGGTGACGTGACTCGTGCCGGCTACAACCTGCTCAACAGCCGCGGCGTCACCGATACCTCGTCCATCCCGCGCGCGTCCTGCGGCAACCGGCTGACCTGCCAGACCTGGTTCTCGCCGCAGGCGGCCGCGGACTTCGCGACCCGCGTGCTCGGCGAGCGCGAGCAGCGCACCTGCGAGACCTGCACCAAAACGCAGACGACGCCCGGCGTCGGCCTGACGCCGGTGATCCAGGAGGAGTACGAGACCAAGCTGCAGGCGCTGCAGGGCCTCGTGACGGGCTCGACGCCGATGACGGTGGCGAACCTCGAAGCCGCCGGCAGCAACTCGCTGCCCATCACGCGCGGCGTCATCGAGGCACTGCGCGACGAACCCGATCAAGACCTGCTGGGCAAGCGCCTGGCGTCCGAGGCCGCGCTGTCGAGCGTGCTGGAGAAGGCCCTGCTGTTGCAGCGTACGCTGCTGACCGGCAGGAAGGAGCCCAACGTCGCCGCCAACGAGCTGGCCGTGAAAGCGGTCGATCAGGAGAACACGGCGTTGGAGCAGGAGATCAACAACCTCAAGACCGAGCTGGAGCTGCGGCGCACGCTGGCCAGCAATTCGGCGATGGCGATCGTGCAGCGGCACGGAACCCGCGCCGCCGGGTCGCGCGGCATCTTCGAGGGCGACACGACGCGCGACCGGCTCAAGGAAGTGCAGAAGCCGAGGAACAACTGA
- a CDS encoding TIGR03756 family integrating conjugative element protein codes for MNRLLSAASYRARLAIASVLLGGAASSFALNTATIVSSALSPDCIEYRVVGICYWLFCTPFGCSVRTSVKVQHYVPDAVVSSYSNTGENPWVEVRAMSTPNPTAQAGSDGTTNHDNENNLAKFKNADVIGHPGGYVFSQFASSFGYSCEGAGTAFMPYLLSTLDTIAWRYNIPEAFYPEALIPGRREIGTRTGLNLWGNVYARGGFLHQTDDHKSGAVVAQRAGDVVTRRNQIHVYQPLLANARDGYWPAGALMETDASTGKWQPLTPTLSNSCVVFPHGGSLTQAQQGDYAWALWRPYACCQRRGQVFLGSIDFL; via the coding sequence ATGAACCGCTTGCTGTCGGCAGCGTCGTACCGTGCCCGCCTTGCCATTGCCTCGGTGCTGCTGGGCGGTGCGGCGTCGAGCTTCGCGCTGAACACGGCCACCATCGTGTCTTCAGCCCTGTCGCCGGATTGCATCGAGTACCGCGTCGTCGGCATCTGCTACTGGCTGTTCTGCACCCCGTTCGGGTGCTCGGTGCGCACCTCGGTGAAGGTGCAGCACTACGTGCCGGATGCGGTGGTATCGAGCTACAGCAACACCGGCGAGAACCCGTGGGTCGAGGTGCGCGCGATGAGCACGCCGAACCCGACCGCCCAAGCCGGCAGCGACGGCACGACCAACCACGACAACGAAAACAACCTCGCCAAGTTCAAGAACGCTGATGTCATCGGGCACCCTGGAGGCTACGTGTTCAGCCAGTTCGCAAGTTCCTTCGGCTACTCGTGCGAAGGTGCGGGCACGGCGTTCATGCCGTACCTGCTCAGCACGCTGGACACGATCGCCTGGCGCTACAACATCCCGGAAGCCTTCTACCCCGAAGCGCTGATTCCCGGCCGGCGCGAGATCGGCACACGGACGGGCCTGAACCTGTGGGGCAACGTATACGCGCGCGGCGGCTTCCTGCACCAGACCGATGACCACAAGAGCGGCGCCGTGGTCGCGCAGCGTGCGGGCGACGTCGTGACGCGCCGCAACCAGATCCACGTCTACCAACCGCTGCTCGCCAACGCCCGCGACGGCTATTGGCCGGCCGGCGCGCTGATGGAGACCGACGCCTCGACGGGCAAGTGGCAGCCGCTCACGCCCACGCTCTCGAACAGCTGCGTGGTCTTCCCGCACGGCGGAAGCCTCACGCAGGCGCAACAAGGCGACTACGCCTGGGCGCTGTGGCGGCCCTATGCCTGCTGCCAGCGTCGCGGCCAGGTCTTCCTCGGCAGCATCGACTTCCTCTGA
- a CDS encoding TIGR03757 family integrating conjugative element protein has protein sequence MTAPLFNSILRLRATRIVCAKGLLLCLSGQAVFAADVLVVTDSRHPVQSTAGVRVIELDLPDRIEAELAVNLPNDPSSAAALVQQRLRDGGQSLQRRIGSAYQGVADAWGLGVAKVPAVVVDRRYVVYGEPDVARALVRIEAHRKTQP, from the coding sequence ATGACGGCTCCCTTGTTCAATTCAATCCTGCGGCTGCGGGCCACGCGCATCGTGTGCGCGAAAGGGCTGCTGCTGTGTCTGTCCGGCCAAGCCGTTTTCGCCGCCGACGTGCTGGTCGTGACTGACAGCCGCCATCCGGTGCAGTCCACTGCCGGCGTGCGTGTGATCGAACTGGACCTGCCCGATCGCATCGAGGCCGAACTGGCGGTGAACCTGCCCAACGACCCAAGCTCTGCAGCAGCGCTCGTGCAGCAGCGCCTGCGCGATGGCGGCCAGAGCCTGCAGCGGCGCATCGGCAGCGCCTACCAAGGTGTCGCCGATGCCTGGGGGCTGGGCGTCGCGAAGGTACCCGCCGTCGTAGTCGATCGCCGGTATGTCGTCTACGGCGAGCCCGATGTGGCGCGTGCCCTGGTCCGTATCGAAGCCCATCGGAAAACACAGCCATGA